The following proteins are co-located in the Streptomyces sp. NBC_00435 genome:
- a CDS encoding DNA-3-methyladenine glycosylase I, which produces MSGAVAGPDGGLRCPWGLATEEYLAYHDTEWGRPVHGDDALYERLCLEAFQSGLSWLTILRRREGFRAAFAGFEIARVAEFGAADAERLLGDEGIIRNRAKIEATLANAKTLAGWEPGELDALIWSHAPAGRRRAAPRSTAEIPAVTPESTALAKALKKAGIRFVGPTTAYALMQACGLVNDHLAQCVARNPS; this is translated from the coding sequence GTGAGCGGAGCCGTCGCCGGGCCGGACGGCGGGCTGCGGTGCCCCTGGGGGCTGGCCACCGAGGAGTACCTCGCGTACCACGACACGGAGTGGGGGCGCCCGGTCCACGGGGACGACGCGCTCTACGAGCGGCTGTGCCTGGAGGCGTTCCAGTCGGGGCTCTCGTGGCTGACGATCCTGCGCAGGCGCGAGGGGTTCCGGGCCGCGTTCGCGGGCTTCGAGATCGCGCGGGTCGCGGAGTTCGGGGCGGCGGACGCCGAGCGGCTCCTCGGCGACGAGGGGATCATCCGCAACCGGGCCAAGATTGAGGCGACGCTGGCCAACGCGAAGACCCTGGCCGGGTGGGAGCCGGGGGAGCTGGACGCCCTGATCTGGTCCCACGCCCCTGCGGGTCGGCGACGTGCCGCGCCGAGGTCCACGGCGGAGATCCCGGCGGTGACACCGGAGTCGACGGCGCTGGCGAAGGCCCTGAAGAAGGCGGGCATCCGCTTCGTCGGCCCGACGACGGCCTACGCCCTGATGCAGGCCTGCGGCCTGGTCAACGACCATCTGGCCCAATGCGTGGCCCGCAATCCGTCCTGA
- a CDS encoding enoyl-CoA hydratase/isomerase family protein, with protein sequence MADSVLYEVTDGLATITINRPDAMNAMNTETKVALRDAVSAAACDPAVRAVLLTAAGNRAFCVGQDLKEHVGNLAADREHGSSLTMNTVAEHYNPIVRALTEMPKPVVAGVNGVAAGAGFGFALAADFRVVADTASFNTSFAGVALTADSGVSWTLPRLIGASRASDLLLFPRSVKAAEALELGIANRVVPSDELASEALAVARRLAEGPTVAYAALKESLAYGASRSLSEALDHEDTLQGRAGASEDHAIAVAAFLAKEAPRYLGR encoded by the coding sequence ATGGCCGACAGCGTGCTCTACGAAGTGACCGACGGACTCGCGACCATCACGATCAACCGTCCCGACGCCATGAACGCCATGAACACCGAGACCAAGGTCGCCCTGCGCGACGCGGTCTCGGCCGCGGCCTGCGACCCGGCGGTACGGGCGGTCCTGCTCACCGCGGCCGGCAACCGCGCGTTCTGCGTCGGCCAGGACCTCAAGGAGCACGTGGGCAACCTGGCGGCCGACCGCGAGCACGGGTCCTCGCTCACCATGAACACCGTCGCGGAGCACTACAACCCGATCGTCCGGGCCCTGACGGAGATGCCGAAGCCGGTGGTGGCGGGCGTGAACGGCGTCGCGGCGGGTGCGGGCTTCGGCTTCGCGCTGGCGGCGGACTTCCGCGTGGTCGCGGACACCGCCTCCTTCAACACCTCGTTCGCGGGGGTCGCCCTGACCGCCGACTCGGGCGTCTCGTGGACGCTGCCGCGCCTGATCGGCGCCTCGCGCGCCTCCGACCTGCTGCTCTTCCCCCGGTCGGTGAAGGCCGCGGAAGCCCTGGAACTCGGCATCGCGAACCGCGTCGTCCCCTCCGACGAACTGGCCTCCGAGGCCCTGGCCGTGGCCCGGCGGCTGGCCGAGGGCCCCACGGTCGCGTACGCCGCGCTGAAGGAGTCGCTCGCCTACGGGGCCTCGCGGTCCCTCTCCGAGGCGCTGGACCACGAGGACACCCTCCAGGGCCGTGCGGGGGCCTCCGAGGACCATGCGATCGCCGTCGCGGCCTTCCTCGCGAAGGAGGCTCCGCGCTACCTGGGTCGCTGA
- a CDS encoding DUF3117 domain-containing protein → MAAMKPRTGDGPLEVTKEGRGIVMRVPLEGGGRLVVELTPDEADALGDALKKVVG, encoded by the coding sequence ATGGCGGCCATGAAGCCGCGGACGGGCGACGGCCCGCTCGAGGTCACCAAGGAGGGGCGGGGCATCGTCATGCGCGTACCGCTCGAGGGCGGCGGTCGGCTCGTCGTCGAGCTGACTCCGGACGAGGCGGACGCCCTGGGTGACGCCCTGAAGAAGGTAGTCGGCTGA
- a CDS encoding O-methyltransferase, with the protein MPQLWGQERVITGNRQTSWAFADAFVAEDDALRWARDRSREAGLRSVSPGTGAALRLLAATADAKAVAEIGTGTGVSGIHLLHGMRPDGVLTTVDPEPDRQAFARQAFRAAGFAGNRARFIPGRALDVLPRLADGGYDLVFCDGDPSESLDYLAESLRLLRPGGLVCFEGVFSDGRTVDSAAQPVEVLRVRELLRSVRESPALEAALLPVGDGLLCAVRR; encoded by the coding sequence TTGCCACAACTATGGGGACAGGAGAGGGTCATTACCGGCAACCGGCAGACGAGCTGGGCGTTCGCCGACGCGTTTGTCGCCGAGGACGACGCTCTGCGATGGGCCCGCGACCGGTCCAGGGAAGCGGGCCTGCGCTCGGTCTCCCCCGGCACCGGGGCCGCGCTGCGCCTGCTCGCCGCCACCGCGGATGCCAAGGCGGTCGCCGAGATCGGCACCGGCACCGGCGTGTCCGGCATCCACCTCCTGCACGGAATGCGCCCCGACGGGGTCCTGACCACCGTGGACCCCGAGCCGGACCGGCAGGCTTTCGCCCGCCAGGCCTTCCGCGCCGCCGGCTTCGCGGGCAACCGCGCCCGTTTCATCCCGGGCCGCGCCCTCGACGTACTTCCCCGGCTCGCCGACGGCGGATACGACCTCGTCTTCTGCGACGGGGACCCGTCCGAGTCCCTCGACTACCTCGCTGAATCGTTGCGCCTGCTGCGACCCGGCGGCCTGGTGTGCTTCGAGGGAGTCTTCTCCGACGGCCGTACGGTCGATTCCGCGGCCCAGCCGGTGGAGGTCCTCCGCGTCCGCGAGCTGCTGCGCAGCGTCCGCGAGAGCCCCGCCCTGGAGGCCGCCCTGCTCCCGGTGGGCGACGGCCTGCTGTGCGCCGTACGCCGCTGA
- the sigE gene encoding RNA polymerase sigma factor SigE codes for MVGIPLDTTRADRGGAAAPVDRGGVLRRLFWSAGEPKSVTNIADRFRTADTATTATFAADAGSQAWTPPTWEEIVSTHSARVYRLAYRLTGNQHDAEDLTQEVFVRVFRSLSTYTPGTFEGWLHRITTNLFLDMVRRKQRIRFDALADDAAERLPSREPSPQQVLHDTHFDADVQQALDTLAPEFRAAVVLCDIEGLSYEEIAATLGVKLGTVRSRIHRGRSHLRKALKHRSPEARAEQRALAGAAVGAPGAGGEGGAE; via the coding sequence ATGGTAGGGATTCCGCTGGACACCACCAGAGCCGACAGGGGAGGTGCGGCTGCGCCTGTGGATCGTGGGGGTGTTCTCCGACGCCTCTTCTGGTCGGCGGGTGAGCCGAAATCCGTGACCAACATCGCTGACCGTTTCCGCACCGCAGACACCGCAACCACCGCGACCTTCGCCGCTGATGCGGGCTCCCAGGCGTGGACCCCTCCCACGTGGGAGGAGATCGTCAGCACCCACAGCGCGCGGGTCTACCGTCTCGCCTACCGCCTGACGGGTAACCAGCACGACGCCGAGGACCTGACGCAGGAAGTCTTCGTCCGCGTCTTCCGCTCGCTGTCCACGTACACCCCCGGCACGTTCGAGGGCTGGCTGCACCGGATCACCACCAACCTCTTCCTGGACATGGTCCGCCGCAAGCAGCGGATCCGCTTCGACGCGCTCGCCGACGACGCCGCCGAGCGCCTGCCGAGCCGTGAGCCGTCCCCGCAGCAGGTACTGCACGACACCCACTTCGACGCGGACGTGCAGCAGGCACTGGACACCCTCGCGCCCGAATTCCGCGCGGCCGTGGTGCTCTGCGACATCGAGGGCCTGTCGTACGAGGAGATCGCCGCGACGCTCGGCGTGAAGCTCGGCACCGTCCGCAGCCGTATCCACCGAGGCCGTTCGCACCTGCGCAAGGCACTCAAGCACCGGTCCCCCGAGGCGCGCGCCGAGCAGCGCGCGCTGGCCGGCGCGGCGGTGGGCGCCCCCGGCGCCGGGGGAGAGGGCGGAGCCGAGTGA
- a CDS encoding anti-sigma factor family protein: MSGISPSPWRAEQASSAEQHLGDRLAALVDGELNHDARERVLAHLATCPRCKAEADAQRRLKTMFVESAPPPLSEGLLARLQGLPGGASDTSSGPSGPFGPPPGADPFSSTFAYAPPAPAAEPPRQQGFRIHDVGRQRRRFAFVAAGAVSLAAIALGGSLPMDAIEPNARGEAPAARTGPVVPVFDAVVRENRMPKPGTAPSLHPGAPLAVPPSPPLATTATSARPVSLYR, from the coding sequence GTGAGCGGGATCAGTCCGTCCCCGTGGCGCGCCGAACAGGCGTCCTCCGCCGAACAGCATCTGGGCGACCGGCTCGCCGCCCTGGTGGACGGGGAGCTGAACCACGACGCGCGCGAGCGGGTGCTGGCGCACCTGGCGACGTGCCCCAGGTGCAAGGCCGAGGCCGACGCGCAACGGCGCCTGAAGACCATGTTCGTGGAGAGCGCGCCGCCGCCGCTGTCGGAGGGACTGCTGGCACGGCTGCAGGGTCTGCCGGGAGGCGCCTCCGACACCTCCTCGGGCCCGTCCGGCCCCTTCGGTCCGCCGCCGGGGGCCGACCCCTTCTCCTCGACCTTCGCCTACGCGCCCCCCGCGCCGGCCGCCGAGCCGCCGCGGCAGCAGGGCTTCCGGATACACGACGTGGGCCGCCAGCGGCGCCGCTTCGCGTTCGTGGCCGCCGGGGCGGTGTCGCTCGCCGCGATCGCGCTGGGTGGTTCGCTGCCGATGGACGCGATCGAGCCCAACGCCCGGGGCGAGGCCCCCGCGGCGCGGACGGGCCCCGTGGTACCGGTGTTCGACGCGGTGGTCCGGGAGAACCGGATGCCGAAGCCCGGCACCGCCCCGTCGCTGCACCCGGGGGCACCCCTCGCGGTGCCCCCGTCCCCGCCGCTCGCCACGACCGCCACGTCGGCCCGCCCGGTGTCCCTGTACCGGTAG
- a CDS encoding S1C family serine protease: protein MSDSQQTDPAPDPVPAPPPRWWSRPEPSTRAPGPAVPAPRGSSDPGTDRAPDTGAGQGTIPAAAPVPKWWSRPEPSGGAYESAVPAPRTAPGAGSQAGPVTDGRPEPRPRYDPWGARPLQTVDHGRAGSPRVRLRQGVALGIGIALLAGGIGGYAGVLAERRAGTRLELPQAAPAADRGRAPGSVAGIAATALPGVVTLHVNGAESSSTGTGFVLDAQGHILTNNHVVHGARTITVTFSTGESVGAELVGGDTGYDLAVVKVDGVRGLRPLALGNSENVKVGDPVVAIGAPFDLSNTVTAGIISATGRPITAGGDKGDGSDVSYVDALQTDAPINPGNSGGPLLDAQAQVIGINSAIRGGDGGDSSGQQRGSIGLGFAIPVNQGRRVAEELMRTGHATHPVIGVTLDMEYSGDGARVGEKGEGGKPAVTAGGPGALAGIRPGDVITKVDGVRVHGGDELVIKIRAHRPGDALTLTVLREGRERTLEMVLGSANGS, encoded by the coding sequence ATGTCCGACAGTCAGCAGACCGATCCGGCTCCGGACCCGGTCCCCGCCCCGCCGCCCCGGTGGTGGAGCCGCCCCGAGCCGTCCACGCGCGCACCCGGGCCGGCCGTACCGGCCCCGCGGGGCTCCTCGGACCCGGGCACGGACCGGGCTCCGGACACCGGCGCCGGGCAGGGGACGATCCCCGCCGCCGCCCCGGTACCCAAGTGGTGGAGCCGCCCCGAACCGTCCGGCGGCGCGTACGAGTCGGCCGTACCGGCCCCGCGCACCGCGCCCGGAGCGGGTTCGCAGGCGGGCCCCGTGACGGACGGGCGGCCGGAGCCGCGGCCGCGGTACGACCCGTGGGGCGCGAGGCCGCTGCAGACGGTGGACCACGGCAGAGCGGGATCCCCCCGCGTCCGGCTGCGCCAGGGCGTCGCCCTCGGCATCGGGATCGCGCTCCTCGCGGGCGGCATCGGCGGTTACGCCGGAGTCCTCGCCGAGCGGCGGGCCGGTACCCGTCTCGAACTCCCGCAGGCGGCCCCCGCGGCCGACCGGGGCCGGGCCCCCGGCAGCGTCGCCGGGATCGCGGCCACCGCACTGCCCGGAGTGGTCACCCTGCACGTCAACGGCGCGGAGAGCAGTTCGACGGGCACCGGGTTCGTCCTCGACGCACAGGGCCACATCCTCACCAACAACCACGTGGTCCACGGGGCCCGGACCATAACCGTCACCTTCAGCACCGGCGAGAGCGTCGGCGCCGAGCTGGTCGGCGGCGACACCGGCTACGACCTGGCCGTCGTCAAGGTCGACGGGGTACGGGGCCTGCGGCCCCTCGCGCTCGGCAACTCCGAGAACGTGAAGGTCGGAGACCCGGTCGTGGCCATCGGAGCCCCCTTCGACCTCTCCAACACCGTCACCGCCGGCATCATCAGCGCCACCGGCCGCCCCATCACCGCGGGCGGGGACAAGGGCGACGGCAGCGACGTCAGCTACGTCGACGCCCTGCAGACCGACGCCCCCATCAACCCCGGCAACTCCGGCGGCCCGCTCCTCGACGCCCAGGCACAGGTCATCGGCATCAACAGCGCCATCCGCGGTGGCGACGGCGGGGACAGCTCGGGCCAGCAGCGCGGCAGCATCGGCCTGGGGTTCGCCATCCCGGTGAACCAGGGCCGGCGCGTCGCCGAGGAGCTGATGCGCACCGGCCACGCGACCCATCCCGTCATCGGTGTCACCCTGGACATGGAGTACTCCGGCGACGGGGCCCGCGTGGGGGAGAAGGGCGAGGGCGGCAAGCCGGCGGTCACCGCGGGCGGGCCCGGAGCTCTTGCTGGGATCAGGCCGGGCGACGTGATCACCAAGGTCGACGGGGTACGCGTGCACGGCGGCGACGAACTCGTCATCAAGATCCGGGCCCACCGGCCGGGCGACGCGCTCACCCTCACGGTGCTGCGCGAGGGCAGGGAGCGCACTCTGGAAATGGTCCTCGGATCGGCGAACGGATCATGA
- a CDS encoding sec-independent translocase, protein MFNDIGALELVTIVVLAILIFGPDKLPKVIQDVTGVIRKIRAFSDSAKQDIRSELGPEFKDFEFEDLNPKTFIRKQLTENEDLKEIRSSFDLRKELNDVTDAVNSKESDPAPATGSAAAAGPDMLKKPAAPAQEQRTPYDADAT, encoded by the coding sequence GTGTTCAACGACATAGGCGCACTCGAGCTGGTCACGATCGTGGTGCTCGCCATTCTCATCTTCGGTCCGGACAAACTGCCGAAGGTCATCCAGGACGTCACGGGCGTCATCCGGAAGATCCGCGCGTTCTCCGACAGCGCGAAGCAGGACATCCGCTCCGAGCTCGGACCGGAGTTCAAGGACTTCGAGTTCGAGGACCTCAACCCGAAGACCTTCATCCGCAAGCAGCTGACCGAGAACGAGGACCTCAAGGAGATCCGGAGCAGCTTCGATCTCCGCAAGGAACTCAACGACGTCACCGACGCGGTCAACAGCAAGGAGTCCGACCCGGCTCCCGCCACCGGCTCCGCCGCGGCCGCCGGACCGGACATGCTGAAGAAGCCCGCCGCCCCGGCGCAGGAGCAGCGCACGCCCTACGACGCCGACGCCACCTGA
- a CDS encoding Mrp/NBP35 family ATP-binding protein produces MATDTSSADAAAVPEQDAILDALATVNDPEIHRPITELGMVKSVEIGDGGEVAVTVYLTVSGCPMRETITNLVTEAVQGVPGVTSVAVTLDVMSDEQRKDLAATLRGGTAEREVPFAQPGSLTRVYAVASGKGGVGKSSVTVNLAAAMAADGLKVGVVDADIYGHSVPRMLGVEGRPTQVENMIMPPSAHGVKVISIGMFTPGNAPVVWRGPMLHRALQQFLADVFWGDLDVLLLDLPPGTGDIAISVAQLVPNAEILVVTTPQQAAAEVAERAGSIAVQTHQKIVGVVENMSGLPCPHCDEMVDVFGSGGGQKVADGLTKTIGANVPVLGSIPIDVRLREGGDDGTPVVLSDPDSPAGAALRAIAGKLGGRARGLAGMSLGITPRNKF; encoded by the coding sequence ATGGCTACCGACACAAGCTCCGCCGACGCCGCCGCCGTGCCCGAGCAGGACGCGATCCTGGACGCGCTGGCGACGGTGAACGACCCCGAGATCCACCGGCCGATCACCGAGCTGGGCATGGTCAAATCGGTGGAGATCGGCGACGGTGGCGAGGTCGCCGTCACGGTGTACCTGACGGTGTCGGGCTGCCCCATGCGCGAGACCATCACCAACCTGGTCACCGAGGCCGTCCAGGGGGTCCCCGGCGTCACCTCGGTCGCCGTCACGCTGGACGTGATGAGCGACGAGCAGCGCAAGGACCTCGCGGCGACCCTGCGCGGCGGCACCGCCGAGCGCGAGGTCCCCTTCGCCCAGCCCGGCTCCCTGACCCGCGTCTACGCGGTCGCCTCCGGCAAGGGCGGCGTCGGCAAGTCCTCGGTCACCGTCAACCTGGCGGCGGCGATGGCGGCCGACGGCCTCAAGGTAGGCGTGGTCGACGCCGACATCTACGGCCACAGCGTGCCGCGCATGCTCGGCGTGGAGGGCCGCCCCACCCAGGTCGAGAACATGATCATGCCGCCGTCGGCGCACGGCGTGAAGGTCATCTCCATCGGCATGTTCACCCCGGGCAACGCGCCCGTGGTGTGGCGCGGTCCGATGCTGCACCGGGCGCTCCAGCAGTTCCTCGCCGACGTGTTCTGGGGAGACCTGGACGTGCTGCTCCTCGACCTGCCGCCGGGTACGGGCGACATCGCGATCTCCGTGGCCCAGCTGGTGCCGAACGCCGAGATCCTCGTCGTGACCACCCCGCAGCAGGCGGCGGCCGAGGTCGCGGAGCGGGCCGGCTCGATCGCCGTGCAGACCCACCAGAAGATCGTCGGCGTCGTCGAGAACATGTCCGGGCTGCCGTGCCCGCACTGCGACGAGATGGTCGACGTGTTCGGCTCGGGCGGTGGCCAGAAGGTCGCCGACGGCCTGACGAAGACGATTGGCGCGAACGTGCCGGTACTCGGCTCGATCCCGATCGACGTACGGCTGCGCGAGGGCGGCGACGACGGCACCCCGGTCGTCCTGTCCGACCCCGACTCCCCGGCCGGCGCGGCCCTGCGCGCCATCGCCGGCAAGCTCGGCGGCCGCGCCCGCGGCCTGGCGGGCATGTCCCTGGGGATCACGCCGCGCAACAAGTTCTGA
- a CDS encoding DUF1003 domain-containing protein has translation MTRSRARLDLPRPARRRLLPEYDPEAFGRLSERVARFLGTGRFIVWMTVVIIIWVLWNIFAPEHLRFDQYPFIFLTLMLSLQASYAAPLILLAQNRQDDRDRVNLEQDRKQNERSLADTEYLTREIAALRMGLGEVATRDWIRSEFQDLIKEMDERRLFPSESDEGDR, from the coding sequence CTGACGCGCTCGCGCGCGCGGCTCGACCTGCCGCGCCCGGCGCGCCGGCGGCTGCTGCCCGAATACGACCCGGAGGCGTTCGGACGGCTGTCGGAGCGGGTGGCGCGGTTCCTCGGCACCGGCCGGTTCATCGTCTGGATGACCGTCGTCATCATCATCTGGGTGCTGTGGAACATCTTCGCGCCGGAGCATCTGCGGTTCGACCAGTACCCCTTCATCTTCCTGACCCTGATGCTGTCGCTCCAGGCCTCCTACGCGGCCCCGCTGATCCTGCTCGCGCAGAACCGGCAGGACGACCGGGACCGGGTCAACCTGGAACAGGACCGCAAGCAGAACGAGCGCTCGCTGGCCGACACCGAGTACCTGACGCGGGAGATCGCCGCCCTGCGCATGGGTCTGGGAGAGGTCGCCACGCGCGACTGGATCCGGTCCGAGTTCCAGGATCTGATCAAGGAGATGGACGAGCGGCGGCTATTCCCGTCCGAGAGTGACGAAGGCGACCGCTAG
- a CDS encoding magnesium transporter MgtE N-terminal domain-containing protein: MAAGAPRIFVSHLSGVPVFDPNGDQVGRVRDLVAMLRVGGRPPRLLGLVVEVVSRRRIFLPMTRVTGVESGQVITTGVVNMRRFEQRPTERLILGELLDRRVRLVADDEEVTVLDVAIQQLPARRDWEIDRIFVRKGKSGALRRRGETLTVEWSAVTGFSLEEHGQGAENLVATFEQMRPADVANVLHHLTPKRRAEVASALDDDRLADVMEELPEDEQVEILGKLKEERAADVLEAMDPDDAADLLSELPEDDKERLLTLMRPDDAADVRRLLSYEENTAGGLMTTEPIVLRPDATVADALARVRQSDLSPALAAQVYVCRPPDETPTGKYLGTVHFQRLLRDPPFTLVSSIVDTGLAPLRPDSSLPVVTSYLAAYNMVAVPVVDESGSLLGAVTVDDVLDHLLPDDWRETDFHSEGPGGPEDSERAEGALRDH; the protein is encoded by the coding sequence ATGGCGGCAGGCGCCCCACGGATCTTCGTCTCGCATCTGTCGGGTGTGCCCGTCTTCGACCCCAACGGCGACCAGGTGGGCCGTGTCCGCGACCTCGTCGCGATGCTCCGCGTGGGCGGCCGGCCGCCCCGGCTGCTCGGCCTGGTGGTCGAGGTCGTCAGCCGGCGCCGGATCTTCCTGCCCATGACCCGGGTGACGGGCGTCGAGTCCGGCCAGGTCATCACCACCGGCGTGGTCAACATGCGGCGCTTCGAGCAGCGTCCCACCGAGCGGCTGATCCTCGGCGAGCTGCTGGACCGGCGGGTGCGCCTGGTCGCGGACGACGAGGAGGTCACCGTCCTGGACGTGGCCATCCAGCAGCTGCCGGCGCGCCGCGACTGGGAGATCGACCGGATCTTCGTGCGGAAGGGCAAGTCGGGCGCGCTGCGCCGGCGCGGCGAGACCCTGACCGTCGAGTGGTCGGCGGTGACCGGGTTCTCCCTGGAGGAGCACGGGCAGGGCGCCGAGAACCTGGTCGCCACCTTCGAACAGATGCGCCCGGCCGACGTCGCGAACGTCCTGCACCACCTGACGCCCAAGCGGCGCGCCGAGGTGGCCAGCGCTCTGGACGACGACCGGCTCGCGGACGTCATGGAGGAGCTGCCCGAGGACGAGCAGGTGGAGATCCTCGGGAAACTGAAGGAGGAGCGCGCGGCCGACGTCCTGGAGGCGATGGACCCGGACGACGCGGCCGACCTGCTCTCGGAGCTGCCGGAGGACGACAAGGAGCGGCTGCTGACGCTGATGCGGCCGGACGACGCGGCCGATGTGCGTCGCCTCCTGTCGTACGAGGAGAACACCGCGGGCGGTCTGATGACCACGGAGCCGATCGTGCTGCGGCCCGACGCGACGGTCGCGGACGCGCTGGCCCGCGTACGGCAGTCGGACCTGTCTCCGGCGCTGGCGGCGCAGGTGTACGTGTGCCGGCCGCCGGACGAGACGCCGACGGGCAAGTACCTGGGCACGGTGCACTTCCAGCGCCTGCTGCGCGATCCGCCGTTCACACTGGTCAGCTCGATCGTGGACACCGGGCTGGCGCCGCTGCGGCCGGACTCCTCGCTGCCGGTGGTGACCAGCTACCTGGCCGCGTACAACATGGTGGCGGTGCCGGTCGTCGACGAGAGCGGCTCGCTGCTGGGCGCGGTCACCGTCGACGACGTACTGGACCACCTGCTGCCGGACGACTGGCGGGAGACGGACTTCCATTCGGAGGGTCCCGGCGGACCCGAGGACTCCGAGCGCGCGGAAGGGGCCCTGCGTGACCACTGA
- a CDS encoding magnesium and cobalt transport protein CorA, which produces MSMLPYLRAAVRPALRRSTPVQPGYDATRDPSANSAVVDCAVYRDGRRALRAHGAACLTPREAMRQVREDGGFAWIGLHEPTEDEFAGIAAVFGLHPLAVEDAVHAHQRPKLERYDDTLFTVFKTIHYVEHAELTATSEVVETGEVMCFTGPDFVITVRHGGQGSLRGLRHRLQDDPALLARGPSAVLHSLADHVVDGYIAVASAVQDDIDEVESDVFAAPAKGSARGGDAGRIYQLKREVLEFKRAVSPLLRPMELLSERPMRLVDPDIQKYFRDVADHLARVHEQVVGFDELLNSILQANLAQATVAQNEDMRKITSWAAIIAVPTMICGVYGMNFEHMPELHWRYGYPMVMAAITGSCFTIHRALRRHGWL; this is translated from the coding sequence ATGTCGATGCTGCCCTACCTCCGTGCCGCCGTCCGTCCGGCACTGCGCCGGTCCACCCCCGTACAGCCCGGCTACGACGCCACCCGCGACCCGTCCGCCAACAGCGCGGTGGTCGACTGTGCGGTCTACCGCGACGGGCGCCGGGCCCTGCGGGCGCACGGAGCCGCGTGCCTGACGCCCCGTGAGGCGATGCGCCAGGTCCGCGAGGACGGCGGTTTCGCGTGGATCGGGCTGCACGAGCCGACCGAGGACGAATTCGCCGGGATCGCCGCCGTGTTCGGGCTGCACCCGCTCGCCGTGGAGGACGCGGTGCACGCGCACCAGCGGCCGAAGCTGGAGCGCTACGACGACACCCTCTTCACCGTCTTCAAGACGATCCACTACGTCGAGCACGCCGAACTGACCGCCACCAGCGAGGTGGTGGAGACCGGCGAGGTGATGTGCTTCACCGGACCCGACTTCGTCATCACCGTCCGGCACGGCGGCCAGGGCTCCCTCAGGGGACTGCGCCACCGCCTCCAGGACGACCCGGCTCTTCTGGCCAGGGGACCGTCCGCCGTCCTGCACTCCCTCGCCGACCACGTCGTCGACGGCTACATCGCCGTCGCCTCGGCCGTCCAGGACGACATCGACGAGGTGGAGAGCGACGTCTTCGCCGCCCCCGCCAAGGGCAGTGCGCGCGGCGGCGACGCGGGCCGCATCTACCAGCTCAAGCGCGAGGTACTGGAGTTCAAGCGGGCTGTCTCCCCGCTGCTGCGCCCCATGGAACTGCTCAGCGAGCGGCCGATGCGGCTGGTGGACCCGGACATCCAGAAGTACTTCCGCGACGTCGCCGACCACCTGGCCCGCGTCCACGAGCAGGTCGTCGGCTTCGACGAACTGCTGAACTCCATCCTCCAGGCCAACCTGGCGCAGGCGACCGTCGCCCAGAACGAGGACATGCGCAAGATCACCTCCTGGGCGGCGATCATCGCCGTGCCGACCATGATCTGCGGCGTGTACGGGATGAACTTCGAGCACATGCCGGAGCTGCACTGGCGCTACGGCTATCCGATGGTGATGGCCGCCATCACCGGCAGCTGCTTCACCATCCACCGGGCACTGCGCCGGCACGGCTGGCTGTAG
- a CDS encoding suppressor of fused domain protein: MAEILALVEARLRATLGEPDARAAVTFLGTDRIEVLRFTEGDLVRYATLGMSAQPMTDPTAVVADPVRGPRAELVLTVRGGLAPTDRLLRPLAVLAAAPQVEGLIVAPGASLDVGEPLWDGAPFTSVLVAEPGGLVEDLVLEDPMDPVSFFPLLPMTANEAAWKRVHGAAALQERWLARGTDLRDPLRTAVALD, encoded by the coding sequence ATGGCAGAAATCCTGGCCCTTGTGGAAGCCCGGCTGCGCGCCACGCTCGGCGAACCCGACGCCCGCGCCGCCGTCACCTTCCTGGGCACCGACCGCATCGAGGTCCTCCGCTTCACCGAGGGCGACCTCGTGCGGTACGCGACCCTCGGCATGTCCGCGCAACCGATGACCGACCCGACGGCGGTGGTCGCCGATCCGGTGCGCGGCCCGCGCGCCGAGCTCGTACTGACGGTGCGCGGCGGGCTCGCACCCACCGACAGACTGCTGCGGCCACTGGCGGTACTGGCCGCGGCCCCCCAGGTGGAGGGGCTGATCGTGGCGCCCGGGGCCTCGCTGGACGTGGGGGAACCGCTTTGGGACGGGGCTCCGTTCACCTCCGTGCTCGTGGCGGAGCCGGGCGGGCTGGTGGAGGACCTCGTACTGGAGGACCCGATGGACCCGGTCTCCTTCTTCCCCCTCCTCCCGATGACGGCGAACGAGGCCGCGTGGAAGCGGGTGCACGGCGCGGCCGCCCTGCAGGAACGCTGGCTCGCGCGCGGCACGGATCTGCGGGACCCTCTGCGTACGGCAGTCGCACTGGACTGA